The Pyricularia oryzae 70-15 chromosome 5, whole genome shotgun sequence genome includes a region encoding these proteins:
- a CDS encoding geranylgeranyl pyrophosphate synthetase, with translation MPGSEIIVSTQPSWGTNKASLLLDKEYSFLSGGDPHRAVELRLGDFQNVAGSEALDAGAPPAANNVDKSNLHELRQPNGALHDAKVNDTKEELNRIILNVHLPPAPSEAIEAPFNYISSLKSKGVRNLLIMALNTWISLDHAAIEWVVSLVADIHNTSLMLDDVQDNSPLRRSNPATHTVFGMPQTVNSSVYATVDLIHRASEQGNAQAAQEVVVGMKKLLVGQSLDLLWTFEVSTPTFEEYMQMVDGKTGALFVMIYRIMVAVSPGQTVLPALERFTLLLGRYFQIRDDYANLASPDYSKAKGFCEDLDEGKCSFIMLHALRNAQPASLTILRHLLLQRRSAGCAGLGHKEKMLAILQETGSLKFTSEMLQQLHGSLVKELKDLEQTFGVRNQLLHDVLEALRE, from the exons ATGCCTGGAAGCGAAATCATTGTGTCCACCCAACCGTCCTGGGGGACGAACAAAGCCTCACTCCTCCTCGACAAGGAATACTCGTTCCTCTCAGGAGGGGACCCACATCGAGCCGTGGAGCTGCGTCTGGGAGATTTCCAGAACGTCGCCGGAAGTGAGGCGCTCGATGCTGGCGCTCCTCCTGCCGCAAATAATGTCGACAAGTCCAACTTGCACGAGCTCCGTCAGCCTAATGGCGCGCTACATGATGCCAAGGTCAACGATACGAAAGAGGAGCTAAATAGGATTATCCTCAATGTCCACCTGCCCCCCGCACCATCAGAA GCGATTGAAGCACCTTTCAACTATATCTCGTCCTTGAAGTCTAAAGGGGTGCGCAACCTGTTGATCATGGCGTTGAACACGTGGATTTCGTTGGACCACGCAGCTATAGAATGGGTTGTGTCTCTCGTGGCAGACATACATAATACCTCTCTGAT GTTGGACGATGTCCAGGACAATTCTCCGCTTCGTCGGTCGAACCCAGCTACCCACACTGTATTTGGAATGCCGCAGACGGTCAACTCCAGTGTCTACGCCACTGTCGATCTGATTCACAGGGCTTCAGAGCAGGGTAACGCACAGGCGGCACAGGAGGTTGTCG TTGGAATGAAAAAGTTACTCGTAGGTCAAAGTCTCGATTTGCTGTGGACATTTGAGGTTTCAACACCCACGTTTGAAGAATACATGCAAATGGTGGACGGAA AAACGGGTGCGTTATTCGTTATGATCTACAGGATCATGGTAGCTGTATCACCCGGCCAGACTGTGCTGCCGGCGTTGGAGCGGTTCACACTACTGCTTGGGAGATATTTTCAAATTCGGGACGACTATGCGAACCTGGCCTCGCCCGAC TACTCCAAAGCCAAAGGATTCTGTGAAGACTTGGACGAAGGCAAGTGTAGCTTTATCATGCTGCATGCGCTACGCAACGCACAGCCGGCGTCGCTTACCATCCTGCGACATCTTCTTTTACAACGGCGGAGCGCCGGCTGTGCAGGTTTGGGACACAAGGAAAAGATGCTGGCGATTTTGCAAGAGACCGGATCCCTGAAATTCACTTCCGAGATGCTTCAACAACTACATGGCTCTTTGGTTAAGGAGTTGAAGGATCTCGAGCAGACCTTTGGCGTAAGGAACCAGCTGCTACATGATGTGTTGGAGGCGTTACGGGAATGA